The following are encoded together in the Planococcus antarcticus DSM 14505 genome:
- the fsa gene encoding fructose-6-phosphate aldolase gives MKFFIDTANFDEIKEAHAWGILSGVTTNPSLVAKEKNVSFHDRLKEIAALVDGSISGEVIALDAENMIKEGRELADLAPNITVKLPMTPDGLKACAVLAAEGKKVNVTLIFSANQALLAARAGAAYVSPFLGRLDDIGHNGMDLIATIAEIFAIHDISSEIIAASIRHPQHVTEAALNGAHIATMPIKVMHQMFRHPLTDQGIEAFLADWEKRSVEVK, from the coding sequence ATGAAATTTTTCATCGATACAGCAAACTTTGACGAAATCAAAGAAGCACACGCCTGGGGCATTCTTTCAGGTGTTACAACCAATCCATCACTGGTTGCAAAAGAGAAAAATGTTTCATTCCACGACCGCCTGAAAGAAATCGCCGCGCTTGTTGATGGTTCGATCAGTGGGGAAGTTATCGCACTTGATGCAGAAAACATGATCAAAGAAGGCCGCGAACTGGCTGATCTTGCTCCGAATATCACAGTGAAATTACCGATGACACCAGACGGTTTAAAAGCTTGTGCGGTTCTTGCTGCAGAAGGTAAAAAAGTAAACGTTACCTTAATCTTCAGCGCTAACCAGGCATTGCTAGCAGCACGTGCCGGAGCAGCTTACGTTTCTCCATTCCTTGGACGTCTTGATGATATCGGACACAACGGTATGGACTTGATTGCGACAATTGCAGAAATTTTCGCGATCCACGATATTTCTTCGGAAATTATTGCGGCTTCAATCCGTCACCCACAACACGTAACAGAGGCTGCATTAAACGGTGCACATATTGCTACAATGCCGATTAAAGTGATGCACCAAATGTTCAGACACCCGTTAACAGATCAGGGAATCGAAGCGTTCCTTGCTGATTGGGAAAAACGTTCAGTAGAAGTAAAATAA
- a CDS encoding DUF2529 family protein yields the protein MNPLTTQLTRLFERLSQQQTDIDSIAGVLAQASAAGGTIFIAAFGEMKAVAAAAIYSSEPLTAAVEWSPSSVVTSTDRVWILSPNKEGDELAGRLSDAGIPFAFVSSQSDERELADAFLLLDGQEDSLMKDDSEPVLVPHAMAALYIYYAVKLRIDALLAE from the coding sequence ATGAATCCATTAACTACACAGTTGACTCGCTTGTTTGAACGACTTTCGCAGCAGCAAACTGACATTGACAGCATTGCCGGCGTTTTGGCGCAGGCCTCTGCCGCGGGAGGAACCATTTTTATCGCAGCTTTCGGTGAAATGAAAGCCGTCGCTGCGGCCGCCATCTACAGTTCAGAACCCTTAACGGCTGCAGTAGAATGGTCGCCATCCAGCGTCGTTACCAGTACCGACCGTGTCTGGATCTTATCGCCGAATAAAGAAGGAGATGAGCTTGCTGGTAGATTGTCGGATGCTGGTATTCCGTTCGCGTTTGTTTCTTCACAATCGGACGAACGTGAATTAGCTGACGCCTTTTTGCTCTTGGATGGCCAAGAGGACTCCTTGATGAAGGACGACAGCGAGCCCGTGTTAGTTCCGCACGCTATGGCAGCGCTGTATATATATTACGCTGTAAAGCTACGCATTGATGCACTGCTGGCTGAATAG
- a CDS encoding class II fructose-bisphosphate aldolase: MPLVSMKEMMIKGKQEGYAIGQFNLNNLEFTQAILQAAQEENSPVICGVSEGAARYMGGFTTVVSIVKGLMHDYKITVPVAIHLDHGSSFEKCKEAIDAGFTSVMIDASHHSFEENIEITRQVVEYARQHHVSVEAELGIVGGQEDDVIADGVIYADPQECRQLVEQTGIDCLAPALGSVHGPYKGEPNLGFVEMEGISKQCDVPLVLHGGTGIPTKDIQRAVSLGTSKINVNTESQITSAQAVRDALNNDPDVYDPRKYMGPARDAIKKTVMGKMREFGSSGKAE, from the coding sequence ATGCCATTGGTTTCAATGAAAGAAATGATGATAAAAGGAAAACAAGAAGGATATGCAATCGGTCAATTTAATTTAAACAACTTGGAGTTCACACAGGCCATTCTTCAAGCCGCGCAGGAAGAGAATTCTCCAGTCATCTGCGGAGTTTCTGAAGGCGCAGCCCGTTACATGGGTGGCTTCACAACAGTTGTTAGTATTGTTAAAGGATTGATGCATGATTATAAAATTACCGTTCCTGTGGCAATTCATTTAGATCACGGTTCTAGCTTTGAAAAATGTAAGGAAGCGATTGATGCGGGATTTACTTCAGTTATGATTGATGCATCCCATCATTCGTTTGAAGAAAACATTGAAATCACGAGACAAGTGGTAGAATATGCACGCCAACATCATGTTTCCGTAGAAGCGGAATTGGGAATCGTCGGTGGACAGGAAGATGATGTCATTGCAGATGGGGTTATTTATGCTGATCCGCAGGAATGCAGACAGCTGGTTGAGCAAACGGGCATCGATTGCCTGGCACCTGCTCTTGGTTCGGTCCATGGTCCTTATAAGGGCGAACCAAATTTAGGATTTGTAGAAATGGAAGGAATTTCTAAACAATGTGACGTGCCACTCGTATTACATGGTGGGACAGGAATTCCAACAAAAGATATTCAACGTGCTGTTTCTCTTGGTACATCGAAAATCAATGTCAACACAGAAAGTCAGATTACATCGGCTCAAGCAGTTCGTGATGCATTGAACAACGATCCGGATGTCTATGATCCGCGTAAATACATGGGACCAGCCCGTGATGCTATCAAAAAAACTGTAATGGGTAAAATGCGTGAGTTTGGAAGTTCAGGAAAAGCAGAATAA
- a CDS encoding response regulator, producing MKTILIVDDQPGIRLLLKEVFSKEGYRAIAAGSGIEALEKVQEACPELVLLDMKIPGMDGIEILKRLKKSNPAIHVIMMTAYGELDLIKESMNWGAERYFTKPFDVFEVRDAVKQLLEE from the coding sequence TTGAAAACCATTTTGATAGTAGACGATCAGCCAGGAATCCGGCTGTTATTAAAAGAAGTATTCAGCAAAGAAGGTTACCGAGCGATTGCGGCGGGTAGCGGAATAGAAGCGCTTGAAAAAGTACAGGAAGCTTGTCCTGAACTGGTTTTATTGGATATGAAAATCCCAGGAATGGATGGCATTGAAATCTTGAAGCGCTTAAAAAAAAGCAACCCAGCTATACATGTCATTATGATGACGGCTTATGGCGAACTCGATCTCATAAAAGAATCGATGAATTGGGGGGCAGAGCGTTATTTCACCAAGCCCTTTGATGTTTTTGAAGTGCGTGATGCAGTAAAGCAACTATTAGAAGAGTAA